From one Micromonospora siamensis genomic stretch:
- a CDS encoding class I SAM-dependent methyltransferase, which translates to MGRIAYDEEQAAAFAAGRGLGLGGLGAWRDAVARHLPAEPGVRLLDLGAGTGTWSAAFRQWFDADVLAVEPAAAMRARCAYPGVVGGRAEALPVAGASLDGAWISTVIHHLPDLAAVAAELRRALRPGAPVLIRSVFAGRGGGVSLFRWFPEALRVLETYPSVAEVCAAFGTAGFEPVALESVPQVSAPSLAVAAADLRRAAHTPLVLLDDADYERGVVRLRVAAERAPLAPVVDSLDLLVLR; encoded by the coding sequence GTGGGGCGGATCGCGTACGACGAGGAGCAGGCCGCCGCCTTCGCCGCCGGGCGAGGGCTGGGGCTGGGCGGGTTGGGGGCCTGGCGGGACGCCGTGGCGCGACACCTGCCGGCCGAGCCGGGAGTGCGGCTGCTGGATCTGGGGGCGGGGACCGGCACCTGGTCCGCGGCGTTCCGGCAGTGGTTCGACGCCGACGTGCTGGCCGTCGAGCCGGCGGCGGCGATGCGGGCGCGGTGCGCGTACCCGGGGGTGGTCGGCGGTCGGGCGGAGGCCCTGCCGGTCGCGGGGGCCAGCCTGGACGGCGCGTGGATCTCCACGGTGATCCACCACCTGCCGGACCTGGCCGCGGTGGCCGCGGAGCTGCGGCGGGCGCTGCGGCCCGGCGCGCCGGTGCTGATCCGCTCCGTCTTCGCCGGCCGGGGCGGAGGGGTGAGCCTGTTCCGGTGGTTCCCGGAGGCGCTGCGGGTGCTGGAGACGTATCCGTCGGTGGCCGAGGTCTGCGCGGCGTTCGGGACGGCGGGGTTCGAGCCGGTCGCCCTCGAGTCGGTGCCGCAGGTCAGCGCGCCCTCGCTGGCGGTGGCCGCGGCCGACCTGCGCCGGGCGGCGCACACCCCGCTGGTGCTGCTCGACGACGCCGACTACGAGCGCGGCGTGGTGCGGCTGCGGGTCGCCGCCGAGCGGGCGCCGCTGGCGCCGGTGGTGGATTCGCTGGACCTGCTCGTGCTGCGCTGA
- a CDS encoding SigB/SigF/SigG family RNA polymerase sigma factor has translation MTAPTTTEQTATAAPTTTEKLDPRALTDSAADLLNAMAALPANHPSRAAMRDKAIEAWLPLANHLAHRYSGRGEPTDDLAQTAAVGLIKAIDKFDPTRGVDFAGYAIPTIIGELKRHFRDRTWDIRVPRRLQELRLAISDANSSLLQTLGRSPTVADIAAHLKLTEEEVLEGLEGARAYNAVSLSTPTGDGDRATELGDMLGGEDNEFELAELRVALGPALATLDEREQKILTLRFYGNLTQSQIAEQIGVSQMHVSRLLARALTKLRGQLDGTY, from the coding sequence ATGACCGCGCCGACCACCACTGAGCAGACGGCGACCGCCGCGCCGACGACCACCGAGAAGCTGGACCCGCGGGCGCTCACCGACAGCGCCGCCGACCTGCTGAACGCGATGGCCGCCCTGCCGGCGAACCACCCTTCCCGCGCCGCGATGCGTGACAAGGCCATCGAGGCCTGGCTGCCGCTCGCCAACCACCTCGCCCACCGCTACAGCGGCCGGGGCGAGCCGACCGACGACCTGGCGCAGACCGCCGCCGTCGGCCTGATCAAGGCGATCGACAAGTTCGACCCCACCCGGGGCGTGGACTTCGCCGGATACGCCATCCCGACCATCATCGGTGAGCTCAAGCGGCACTTCCGCGACCGCACCTGGGACATCCGGGTTCCGCGTCGCCTCCAGGAACTGCGGCTGGCCATCTCCGACGCCAACAGCTCGCTGCTGCAGACCCTCGGCCGCTCGCCGACGGTCGCCGACATCGCCGCCCACCTCAAGCTCACCGAGGAAGAGGTCCTGGAGGGCCTGGAGGGTGCCCGCGCCTACAACGCGGTGTCGCTGTCCACGCCGACCGGCGACGGCGACCGGGCCACCGAGCTGGGCGACATGCTCGGCGGCGAGGACAACGAGTTCGAGCTGGCCGAGCTGCGGGTCGCCCTGGGCCCGGCGCTGGCCACGCTGGACGAGCGCGAGCAGAAGATCCTCACGCTGCGCTTCTACGGCAACCTGACCCAGTCGCAGATCGCCGAGCAGATCGGCGTGTCGCAGATGCACGTCTCCCGGCTGCTCGCCCGGGCGCTGACCAAGCTGCGCGGGCAGCTGGACGGCACCTACTGA
- a CDS encoding IS30 family transposase produces MQLILVGLEVLVARPGVLTFGHRQVLEHLWGVGRTISQIAGVLGVPVCTVSREVARNNSARHGTKNPLGRSLPHGRGRRPYRWGYQAQWAQRRADAARRRPARAKLAVGTRLRQVVAGKLARRWSPKQIAAWLRATFADRPELQVSHETIYQAIYVQSRGNLRAELTRQVALRSGRTQRRPQSRAAGAARRRRPWIADLHISTRPAEVTDRAVPGHWEGDLVIGKAGASAIVTLVERATRYVMLGALPHGRDSEAVIGVLTNLATRMPTHLRRSLTWDQGVEMATHPVFTVATGCPVYFCDPHSPWQRGTNENTNGLLRQYFPKSSYDFRTIDQNGLDEVAHELNTRPRQTLDWNTPAQRLAHLITA; encoded by the coding sequence GTGCAACTGATCTTGGTTGGGCTGGAGGTGCTGGTGGCGAGGCCGGGTGTGTTGACGTTCGGGCATCGGCAGGTGTTGGAGCATTTGTGGGGGGTTGGTCGGACGATCTCGCAGATCGCGGGGGTTCTCGGGGTGCCGGTGTGCACGGTGTCGCGGGAGGTGGCGCGGAACAACAGTGCGCGGCACGGGACGAAGAACCCGCTGGGGCGGTCACTGCCGCATGGGCGGGGGCGCCGCCCGTATCGGTGGGGTTATCAGGCGCAGTGGGCGCAGCGGCGGGCTGACGCGGCCAGGCGGCGGCCGGCGAGGGCGAAGCTGGCGGTCGGTACGCGGCTGCGGCAGGTGGTGGCGGGGAAACTGGCCCGTAGGTGGTCTCCGAAGCAGATCGCCGCGTGGTTGCGGGCCACGTTCGCCGACCGGCCGGAGTTGCAGGTGTCCCACGAGACGATCTACCAGGCGATCTACGTGCAGTCGCGAGGCAATCTGAGGGCCGAGTTGACCCGGCAGGTAGCGCTACGGTCGGGACGCACCCAGCGGCGTCCGCAGTCACGTGCCGCGGGCGCCGCTCGCCGTCGGCGGCCCTGGATCGCAGACCTGCACATCAGCACCCGGCCCGCGGAGGTCACCGACCGGGCGGTGCCCGGGCACTGGGAAGGTGACCTGGTCATCGGCAAGGCCGGCGCCTCAGCGATCGTGACCCTGGTGGAACGAGCCACCCGTTACGTGATGCTCGGCGCCCTACCCCACGGCCGCGACAGCGAAGCCGTCATCGGTGTGCTCACCAACCTGGCCACCCGCATGCCCACGCACCTGCGCCGGTCGCTGACCTGGGACCAAGGCGTGGAAATGGCCACCCACCCCGTGTTCACCGTCGCCACCGGCTGCCCGGTCTACTTCTGCGACCCCCACAGCCCCTGGCAACGCGGCACCAACGAAAACACCAACGGGCTGCTACGCCAGTACTTCCCCAAGAGCAGCTACGACTTCCGCACCATCGACCAGAACGGCTTGGACGAGGTCGCCCACGAACTCAACACCCGCCCCCGACAGACGCTGGACTGGAACACCCCAGCCCAGCGTCTGGCTCACCTCATCACCGCCTAA